A single region of the Candidatus Protochlamydia amoebophila UWE25 genome encodes:
- the sctJ gene encoding type III secretion system inner membrane ring lipoprotein SctJ: MTTKNTFSQTNLYYFLRQFFLLITLMGLVTSCESRRVIVNGLEEKEANEILVFLSNKGINANKVQAVSEGGGGAKGVLWNISVEEGQANEAMALLNQVGLPRRRGQNLLGIFANTSLVPSGMQEKIRYQAGLAEQIASTIRKIDGVLDADVQISFPDEDPLNPNAPKQKITASVYVKHNGVLDDPNAHLITRIKRLVAGSINGLDYDYVTVIGDKARYGDSALGIMGNLGEDDRQYVNVWSIILAKDSLSRFRIIFFSFTISLVVLLLTLIWLLWKFLPVLKETGGFKELLSFHPILLNKAKKSDTIEAETSEKQKNEQSNKKETEDNTLNQGVDET; this comes from the coding sequence ATGACTACCAAAAATACTTTTTCACAAACAAATTTGTATTATTTTCTTCGTCAATTTTTCTTATTAATCACTCTCATGGGGTTGGTCACAAGCTGTGAATCAAGACGCGTCATTGTAAATGGATTAGAAGAAAAAGAAGCTAACGAAATACTCGTTTTTCTATCCAATAAAGGAATCAATGCCAATAAAGTTCAAGCAGTTTCCGAAGGTGGTGGTGGTGCAAAAGGAGTTTTATGGAATATCAGTGTGGAAGAAGGGCAAGCTAATGAAGCGATGGCTTTATTAAATCAAGTTGGATTACCAAGAAGACGAGGACAAAACTTACTTGGTATTTTTGCTAATACCTCTCTAGTTCCTTCAGGCATGCAGGAAAAAATCCGCTATCAAGCTGGGCTTGCCGAACAAATCGCAAGTACCATCAGAAAAATCGATGGCGTACTAGATGCCGATGTTCAAATTTCTTTTCCTGATGAAGATCCACTCAATCCAAATGCACCTAAACAAAAAATCACAGCTTCCGTTTACGTCAAACATAATGGTGTTTTAGATGATCCTAATGCCCACCTAATTACACGTATAAAGCGTTTAGTTGCTGGCAGTATTAATGGTTTAGATTATGATTATGTCACTGTCATTGGTGATAAAGCCCGTTACGGAGATTCTGCCTTAGGAATAATGGGTAATCTTGGAGAAGATGATAGACAATACGTGAATGTTTGGTCAATTATTTTGGCAAAAGACTCTTTATCACGTTTTAGAATAATTTTCTTCTCCTTCACCATATCTTTGGTTGTTTTGTTATTAACACTCATTTGGCTCCTCTGGAAATTTCTTCCAGTCTTGAAAGAAACTGGTGGTTTTAAAGAATTATTATCATTTCACCCTATCCTTTTAAATAAGGCGAAAAAGAGTGATACCATCGAAGCAGAGACTTCAGAAAAACAAAAAAATGAGCAATCTAATAAAAAAGAGACAGAAGATAACACCCTAAATCAAGGAGTTGATGAAACCTAA
- the rpsJ gene encoding 30S ribosomal protein S10 → MAKQEKQPKSARQKIRIRLKGYDQRLLDRSTGDIVETAKRTGAAIAGPIPLPTSCEKFTVLRSPNIDRKSREQFEIRTHRRLIDILNPTSKTIDALKTLTLPAGVDIKIKA, encoded by the coding sequence ATGGCAAAACAAGAAAAGCAGCCTAAATCAGCAAGACAAAAAATTCGCATCAGACTGAAAGGTTATGATCAACGTCTGCTAGATCGTTCAACAGGTGACATTGTCGAGACAGCCAAGAGAACTGGTGCTGCAATAGCAGGCCCAATTCCTCTCCCTACAAGCTGTGAAAAATTTACGGTTCTCCGTTCTCCAAACATTGACCGTAAATCTCGCGAGCAATTTGAGATTCGTACGCACCGTCGCTTAATCGACATTCTCAATCCTACGAGTAAAACAATTGATGCTTTAAAAACATTGACTCTCCCTGCAGGGGTAGACATTAAAATTAAAGCTTAA